CATTGCCTATACCATGGGTCGTTTTAAGGCGCCTTCTCACTTCACCTTCCGTCCACACGAGTGCCAAGCGTCTCCATGAGTGGCATATCAGCTTCATTGAAGATATCACGAGCACATGTGAGGCACATGTGTAATACCCAATGTTGACATTTGCCCACAGTGGCTTCTCAGGCATCGCCAAACTCATCATGTCGGACACCACCGCACTCGTTCCATATCCCATCAGTCCAGCTCTTCTTGTACCCAACCACAGTGCAGTTCATAGCCCACATTCAGATAAGCCACTTCTGGACCAGCATGGACCGCTACTCGACGCACTCGAGCTAGGCCGTCGATGTCGGTGCTCGACTTGACGATAAACTCGCCTTCCTCGAGGGCAATGACTCTCTTAGCAACCTTGGCCGCCATCTTGCTATTCCATATGCCTTCTTGAATGTGGTTGGTCTCCATGATGTCTATCGCCCGTCGTCGCACTTCCGGGTCTCGGCATTTGGAACTTAAAAAGAACAGTGCTGGCAGTATGCCAACTTCCATATAAAATTGCGGTTGGTTATCGGCTGGTACATCTGCAGCATCAAGCCCGCCCGCCTCTGTTGCAAATTCGACCATTTCGCGGAACTGATCTGTCCACAAATCCCACATCGATGGATCTTCACGGTCGGGTTGATTCAATGCCGCGATATTGATATACAAGTATCGTCTGTGTAGTTCTAACAGTGCAAGCGCCCGCTTGTCCGTTGAGTTCAGGCTGTTCCGGTCAACGGCCCTGCGAAACTCATCAAACGCCTCCGTCCAAGCGTCGAATCGGATGCCCAAAGCCTTGGATTGCGCCATCGTCATATCGCGTCTGTATTGCAAGGCAAGCTTGAGCAAAGAATCCCGCGCCTCTTGAATTGACGACAGTGTTGGCTTAGGTGTCATAGTTACCATGCGAAGCTTTAGCATGGGCGAAATGATGTCGGCAAGCTTGTGATCAATATCACCACcgatagcctcagcccgAGTTAGTCAGTTATAATACGCGTTTAGGGCCTAGAGCTTACTCACGAGAAAGACTTGAGTCGATATACGAGCAAAAAAAGCCTCCACAAGCCTAATAATGGGCTCAATAGATATTCCCGTAGCGCCGCCAACGTATCCGCCTTTTCTGACCTGCTTCATAGCCCCCTCGATCATTCTGCAGCCGTATTTGAAGAGATACATGGCATTACTTATATTCCTCCGGAGAATCTAGTAGCATGTCAGTCTTGCGACCTTCTTGTTGCCAGCCGACTTGCGATTCTTACCTCAATGCAGATAAATATCGTGCAAGAAACGAGTTGAATATGGAGATATGACGGTCGGTCAGCCCCGGATTTAACAAGCTCGGTAATCGCCAAATTGTATTGACGCAGGCCATATGGCGTTTCACCGCCCACATCATGGCTCCAGTACCGCTCATGATATGATGACAATGCAACCAAAGCATGTCGGATGCAGGTGTTAGAATGGGCCAGTTGGAGGACTCGGCTACTCCACAAGTCGTCTGGTGCGAATGTTCCGAATTGTACAGCAGTGCGCTCTACGAAAAACCGCAATGCCCGGACTTCTTGGGTTGTGCCGGATGAAGAAGCAATGCGAGTCAGAGTCAGAGACGGTGTGGTGACGCCCGTCGCCGGAGGACCATCATATCCGTCGCAGATGCGGCCAGTCTTGCAGCCTATAGAAGACTGTCAGCTTGCCATCTTGTCTCAAAATCGGCCTATGGGGGTTACCTCACATCTTTCACACGCGGGGCGTCCCTCGTCGCACTTGATCCTGCGAACTAAGCTCAGATGTCAGCATTCCTCTTCACGCGATAAGAAAGGAGAGAGCACTATGCAGACTTCTATTGGACACTTGAATTAGAATGAGGCTCTTGGACGAGCAGCGGAACAGACATTAGACTAACTTGCATGTTTTGCAGCCAGTTCGTACTTTGGGGGCCATTGCCCTCTGGCGTTCGCCTGGTTTGACTCGAGGCATCCTCAGCAGGGGGCTTGTGTCATCGAGACACTTTCAGATACATGTACACTTTCGTTGCAATAAATGGCTTATTTTGTCGATATTTGCGCGATCTACACATGGCAACCGTGTACTGGTTTTGCGCAACGGGTGTGCCATGGACCATGAGGACGACGTAAATTTCAGGACGTATCTCGTAGAGTGAAGTGGTCAAACTCTACTCCACAAGTTTATGGTAGAATTTCCCCACAGAAAGGACAACTTCAGATTGGGGAAGCAGTCTGAAGCACCCTGGTGAACCTCCACTTCACATGCCGAACGACGGCACTCTCCGATAATGCAGTGCTTTGAGTTCTGCTCTGAGCTGCTCCAAAGCCCCATAACAAGGCAGTTGTGCTGTGAGGCAGGATCAATAAATTTGTCCATCTTATGGGATTGGGTCGTTATAGACCGTGACGATTCATTTCCTTGGCGTTGGCCAACCCTGGGCATTTGTGTTGTACTGTACACATTGGTTGCTAATAAGGCCGCCATGTCAATCTTTGCCAGTGGAAGCAGAAATTGCCGCTTCTAGCCTGCGTCAGAAATATTCCCTGTCGGGCCAGCAAGCACGCGCCATTCTGGAGCAATGCTGTTCCTCGTCGACAAATACTGACTTGGGCATGGGATCAGGGATTGCGAAGTCCAATATCCAGCTGTATGATGCACCTACCAGTCCCCAAGGCTCATACCGGATTGCTGCTCGTCGTCCGTCGACGGATGGACATGTATATTCCGCGTAAAGACGCTGTGGATTGAGGCGTGTTTGAAAATCCCAAGGGGCTTGTTTATCCCGTATGTCGTACCAGTATGGCCACTTCCGATCTGTGGCGAGCGTGAATATCACTCGTGGTTGAGTCGACAGATATTTTCCCCGAGTATATTGAAGTATAAGCATTTTGATACAGATGCCTCCAGATTACAGTTAGACTCAAATGAAATAGCAGAGGACACTTGAACCCTGATTGCGTTGGCGGAGCTTCTGAAAGTCGACCAGATTTTGCCAGAAAGGTGGACGGAGCGTTCCTGTGTGCACCATGCTTTGGTTTCTCTTCACAATAAGTGGACAGCCGAGTGTGCGACCAGAGGACAGCTACTCCAAGGCCGCCGCATATGGAGAGAGGCGGTGTGTGAAGCTATTCAACAGACCGCAGTGTCTTGCTACATTTGATGCCCTGCAAACTTTGAACTTTGaggaggaaggagcgacACCTGTTGGTCCCATCAACACAATTCTCAAGGCATTAGTCAGCGTCAAGGCAACATTCACCGTTGGCTCACTGAAGCTACAAAAACGGATTCTCTTCTCCGCATCCCAGGGCTGacaaccagttgaccggGGATTTGCAGCGAACCGAACCGATTCATCTGCCGCGCGTCTGCCATCGGAAGTAGCCTCTGCAAGATGCACGAGCACAGCAAAATACGAAATGGTAGGCTGCAAGCTGCTGTTGACGGCTAGGCGCATGCCGCACAGTGGATTCCAGCGCCCCCAAATGTTGGAACTTGGGGACCCATTGAGACGAAGGCCGACCGTCGACGTTACTACCCTAGGTATCAAACCGTCCGGTCCCGTTGAGCGGACTCTTCGATCCAGGGGTACCGCGAAGTGCCGCTGATGGACTCCGACTCGTGAGCTCCCTACGCCATCGGATCAAGGCAGGACCTGTGTCGTCATTGGTGCGCGAGATGCGGTAGACATCGACGGAAGTGGCCTGCCGATATCTATTCCCGAGCAGCCCACCCTTTCTGACGTTCCGTCTGGCCAGTCCGCATCAGCTGCATTCCCCGCGATGTCGAGAACGCTCCGTGTGGGGTTGATCAACAGCCACTTACACACAATGGATTGCAATTTGAAGACGGAAATGAATGTTGCCTGCCAGGTTAGGCCTATGGCTGAGACATGGATTTTTACCAGCAGACTCTGTCCACGTCTTGTAGCCATAGAAAAACCCGAGAAAGCGGGCCGGGAGAGAGTTGAAGCCTGCGGGGTCGGAACTTCGCCCAAATCAAGCCAGTGGCCACATCTGccagtatatatatatatggCGTCAGGTTGGTGCTTTAGCTAGTGGTCGAGGCACATCTCAAGCCACAGCCAGCTTTCTAAATATTTCTGTGCCAAAACTGCACCATTGTGAGCCAAACCTGGCGTCTTTTAAAACCTGGAAGCTGATCGTCAACTTTGGCATGGCGCTGACAGAGTACGTGTTCTCGCCATCGGCCGCGCTGGCTATTGTTGGCTTGATATTGTCATCTTACATTTTCGACTACTTTGTGACGAATGGAAAGCTGCGCGGGATCCCAGCGCCGTTCGGCGCGCAGTTTTCGAATTTATGGCTATTGATGGTTTGCCGACGAGGAGATCGATTCAAGACCGTCGACGAGTACCATGCGAAGCTGGGCAAAGTAGTGCGCATACAACCGAACCATGTTAGTATCGCAGACGATGCAGCGATTCCTACCATCTATGGTCACGGTAATGGATTTTTGAAATCGTAAGCAAAATCTGGAGTCTCTATGGAACAGATCACACCAGAGTCGCCAGACCACGTGGGCTAACGCTGATGATTAGCGAGTTTTATGATGCTTTTGTGTCCATTCGCCGTGGCCTGTTCAACACACGAGTCAGGCACGAACACacccgaaagcgaaagaTGGTCTCTCACACCTTCTCTACCAAGTCTGTGGTTCAATTTGAGCCGTATATTCATGAGAACTTGGACTTGTTTGTGCGACAGCTTGACAAGCTGGTTGAGCAAAGCTCCCACAGGACACAGGGTGGGAAGCCGGAAGCACACCTTGATGCACTATTGTGGTTCAACTTTCTCGCTTTCGATGTTATCGGTGACTTGGCATTTGGCGCGCCGTTTGGAATGCTTGAAAAAGGGGCAGACGTCGCCGAGATTAAGTCATCGCCAGATAGCCCACCGATCTATGCCCCGGCTATCGAGATTCTGAACCGAAGAGGGGAAGTGAGCGCAACGCTGGGTTGCTATCCGCAACTCAAACCATACGCATCCATGCTTCCTGACCCGTTCTTCAGCCAGGGTCTGAAAGCTGTACAGAATCTCGCTGGGATTGCTATTGCTCGAGTCGAAAGCCGAGTTGAGAATCCTCCAGACGTGGACCGTAAGGATTTGCTTGCCCGGCTCATGGAAGGCAAAGACGACAATGGGCAACCTCTTGGTCGTGAAGAGTTGACTGCCGAAGCACTGACACAGCTGATTGCCGGAAGTGACACGACATCCAATTCCTCCTGCGCTCTTATGAACTACCTGATCCGCGACCCGCGTGTTTTACAGAAACTTCAAGCTGAGCTCGACGCCTCGATCCCCAAACATGTCGATGTTCCAACATATGACATGGTTCGTGATCTTCAGTATCTTGGATGGGTTATCGACGAAGCCTTGCGTCACCACAGTACGTCTGGCATTGGACTGCCGCGTCAAATTCCACCCGAGTCCCCCGGTGTTGTCATCCAGGGATATTTCTTCCCCAGTGGTACCGTTCTTAGCGTGCCCACCTACACCGTGCATCACTCCAAGGACATCTGGGGAGAAGATGCGGACGAGTATAAGCCTGAGAGATGGGAGAATGTCACAACCAGGCAAAAGAACGCCTTTATTCCTTTCAGCCACGGGCCGAGGTCTTGCGTGGGACGAAACGTGGCAgagatggagatgaagcTGATTTTGGCCACTTGGGCAAGACGCTACACGGTTACTCTCCGACAGGGACCAATGGAAACCAGAGAAGGATTTCTGAGGAAGCCTCTGGGCTTGGAGGTGGGCCTATCACGAAGGTAGTATCAATGTATTTTACTTTTTGTCAAGAAATTGGAAGGAACTTGAATGCTCAATTTCCGAGAATTGTATATGGTATTGGGTAGCGGAGTCTGTAAGAGCAGCCGGTAAGGGGTTACATGATATGCAAATGAAATCTATGCTTGAAACTGCAGCGACATGGTCAAATTTCTACCTCGGTATTTGCTCAACCGCTTAAAATCTACTCATCAGGCCCCTCCAAAGGCTCGTTAGAAGCTGGTATCCATCTTGCTTCCAAGTCGGGGTCCTTCTCAAACGCCTTGTCAAACGGCCACATGGGCCTCCGGATGCTATGATGACCCAGCCTCTCCAGATCCTGATCGACGCCACCAGGAGTCAAGGCCAGCATCCAGCCTTTGGCCATGTCATATAGCTCTGGCTCCAGATACCCAATCTTGACAATCACCACATCTGCCGCCCTCGGCCTGAGGCCCAACTCGGTAAAGTCTCGTTCCTTGTGATACGGCTTCCGCAACTTGGTAAGAATAGCATAGACGGAGCCCACCTGCAGCACAACTTCGGTCTCGGCATCCCGGTCCCCATGCTTGACGGCGCAGACTCTGCCGGTCATTGTGAGCGGCGGCGCGTGGATGCTGtcgacctcgccgccggccgtgaCCGTGACTGTCGCGCCGACGCCCGCCtctgccgcggcggccacggcctctGGCCCCGGCACGCTCGCGTATATGACGGTATACCCGGAGCCGGCGTCCTGGAACTCGGGGCGCTCCAGCAGCCGGGTCAAGCCCCAGGTTACGTCCCCGGAGCCCCCGGCCGTGGGGTTGTCTCCCGAATCCGAAATGAAATACGGCCTCTGCGAGGGTGGAGATGCGACTGCCGCATCGAGGCACTCTGCGTAGGACCCTGTGGGCGCGACGAATTCAAAAGCAGCGCGGGCGTCCCAGAATAGTCTCGCCAGCCGCTCTGCTCCCCTGGCCACGGTGTGCTTGTCCCAGCCTGtgaccatgacgacggcacgATTCCGCGGCTCATCTGCCCAGGCGTACCCGACCCATATCGctgcgtcgacgacgccctcggTTGCTTCTACCTCTGGAACGGCGGCGTAGATGTGCTTTGCGGGTTCTGTCCGCGTGGAGGTTTGCTCCCCGGGCAGGAGGACGGGAATGGGAACCCAGGCCTTGAGCGGCCGCGCACCGGGAGGTTTCGACTTCAAGACGCCGACTAGGTTCCTACACGCGCGCTCCTTTGTCTCCATGGCGTCTTCGTGGGGGGCCATCCGGTAGCAGGTGATGAGGTCGCACATGTGGGCGAGGTCCCGGGACACGTTCCCATGGAGGTCCATTGACGCCGAGACGATGACGTGGGCGCCGGTGACGCGGCGAATCCGGCGGAGGAGCTCGGCTTCGCTGTCGTCGATGCCTTCTACCACCATGGCGCCGTGGATGTCGAGCCACAGCCCGTCGAGTTTGTGGAGGGCAGCAATGTCCCGGAGCCGGTGGAGGATCTCGGCGGCCAGTGTTTCGAAGGCGTCGCGGGTTACGACACCGCCGGGGAGGGCGTGGCCGATGAGGGCGCCTTTCCATTCTGCATCTTGGCCGAGTGGCTGGTCGGCGTGGAGGAACTGGTACCGTTGGATGATTTCGTCGCCTCGTTTGGGGTGAAATGCGGGGGCGAGAGTCCGTGATGGGGTGAAGGTTGATGTTTCGCAGGCGAggccggcgatggcgatgatgggaCGACGGACCATGGCTATTGaggttggctttggctgACACGGCTGGGGTGATGACCTAGTTTTGGGAACTTGTAGCCTGAGAATGAGATGCTGCGTTGGCGAGAATCCTCCGCCCAAAATATCCCGCCCAACACGTAGAGTCATAGACTCTACTGTCGTCTCGGTAAGCCAAGTTCATGTTTGTCTTTTTCTAATACCCCGACGCCACATGCAAGCCTGGCGTAGAAGCGTTGCGGACCATCACCATCTTTTGAAGAGCCGTGGGTTGTACGGAACCATCTGCGAGGGGAAGGTGACGGTGAGACATGCCGCCAGTCCCAATAAGCATCCTTTGGTTATCTGGTCCCGCGTTTCGCTACGTATCGTGGTTTTAATTTCCCGTCTTCTGAGTTGCCGTTGCTGGCACATTCCAGCTGCTATCAGGGTTACATTTGCTAGCCGTGCTGCAGTGTCGTGGATAAACCCCATGACGCCTCCATTCCCTGCCCACCCGAGTCGACTTGGACGAGttcaagatggagatggaacGCCTAACGAAGCTGATTCTCGAATGATGCTTGGCTATGTCTTGAGTCTCGACGGGGACCAACCAGACGTAGGCTCATCTTGTCCCTGCCGCAATTGCAAGGCACAAACCGTCGTCAGCTTGCCATGTTGCGATCAACACCATCGGGAACTTGGCTCCCCTCGTGGACTCCCGAGTCCACATCGACCTTGTCCGTCTTCCTGATGCTCTGCTCCGTGGTCCAGTCCACCACGGGCGGCTACGACGGATCCATGCTCAACGGACTCAACATCTTGCCTTCGTACACTGACTATTTCAAGCTCACACCCGCGACGCAGGGCCTCAACACGGCGTCCGTCTTCATCGGGGGTTTCTTCGGCCCCATGGTCGGGGGCGTCATGTCTGATAAACTCGGACGGCGACCAGCCCTGTTCTGggcatccatcatcaccatggctggcATCGTCCTGCAGAGCGCGGCGCAGAACGTAGCCATGTTTGTCGTGGCTCGCGTCGTGCTCGGATTCGGGGGCGGCATCAGCAACGTTGCCGCCCCGGTGTATCTCAGCGAAACCTTTCCAAGTCGCTGGCGTGCCTGGGGCGTTGGTGTACGTATTCGCGACAAGTCGTCGACTCTGAGTCTCTAACACGCGGTCCAGCTGCTGAACAACTTCTATTACGTCGGTGCGCTGATGGCGGCGGGCGTTACCCTCGGCACGGGCAAGTGGGATTCCACGTGGGCGTGGCGATGCCCGTCTCTGTTGCAGGGTGTCTTCTCCCTTATTTGCATTCTGATTCTGCCTTTTGTTCCAGAATCTCCTCGATGGCTGATTCGCCAGGACCGATATGAGGATGCTCGGTTGGTCGTGGCGCAGACCAACGCCGATGGCAATTTGACCGATCCTGTTGCCATGACGGTCTATCAGGAGATCGTCGACACGCTGGagtgggagaagaagcaaggcCGGACGATGAGTCCCCTGGAGATTGTCCAGAACCCAgtggcgaggaagagggtTCTAATTGGCGGTTCTGCTGGGCCGTTTTCATGCATCGCCGGCAATATCATTGCGTCGTACTATCTGGGCAACGAGCTGAGCACCGCGGGAGTGACGAGCTCCGATGACCAGCTGAAAGCGGCAAGTACTCTGCAATCACTACGGCAAAGTGTGCCTGACTAACGGTGGGAAGAATGTGGTTTTGAACGTCTGGTGTTTGGCGTGCTGCCTCGCCGGCACACAGCTCGCAGCTTCGTGGGGACGCAAATCTACCGCCCTGCTATCGCAAGGGCTGCTGATTGCCTGTCTGTTCATAATTGGCGGTCTTTCGAAGATCTATGCCGACAACCCTGGTGGAGCGTCAAAGGGCCTCATCTACGGCGATGTCGCAGTCATGTTCTTGTTCCAAGGATTCTATTCCATTGCCTGGACGCCCTTGCTTACTCTTTATCCCCCCGAAGTTATGGACTACCCAACTCGGGCCAACGGCGTTGCGTTTTCGCAATTCACCCTCAATGGTTTGGCGTGAGTATCCTCTTGCACGTCGCTCTCGTTCTTGCTGAGATGGGCTAACGGCTGTAGGATGTTGCTCGTTTTCGTCATGCCAATCGGTCTGGATAACATTGGTTGGAGACTGTACATGATTAACGGATCGTGGGACGTTATTACGTTTCTCCTCATTGTAAGTTAATGGGGGTAATTCTTTTCCATGGCGACAACGGTACTGATGTTGATTCTAGGCTGTATTTTGGGTCGAAACAAAAGGCAAGACTCTCGAAGAGATTGATGCTATTTTCGAGCGGGAGAGGCATTCATCCGCGCCTGGTGTAGAGGACGTGAGAAAAAGGAGAATAACTGTTGATGAGGTTCAGATGGAGAAGCAGTTGCAGCATCAGGATGTCCGAGTGCGTGAAACTCTTGGCCAGTGAACATTGCAACAGCAAAGAAATATGTCCATGATCCATAATGAATGATATCCCTGTTATGCGATGCTGGCTTCAGACTTGATTTGACCGTGTTTCAGTGTATTACCTTGATGTGTACCGCTTTCGATACTCCATAACACGCGCCAGTTCACAAGGAAAGACGAGCTGAATCCAACCTGGTCTATATGGGTATGATGAGAATGCCACACACTTGGACGCGAAGGGGAAGAAATCATCTTGAAGAGGGGCGTTCTGTCGCTACATGGCCCCCGGCGGCTGCATTTGTGGAAGCGagtgaacattgaagattgTGGCCGGGACTACCCTCTGAACCCATCTCATGACCGAAGGCTCTTATGCCCTCTTGACATATGTGAAACCAAGACAAGGTGTATGTCAAGGCGACGAGCTAGAACTGTTCTTCTGGCAGCAAAGTGGCCAGTTTCTGAAACCTCAATATTCTGATATTCATAACCCTATACTTGAGTCGTAGATTGACCGCCTATAAATAATTCTCCAGGTTTCCGAATCTGTATTGGACTTCAAATTCTGCGGATATATTCCCATAATTTGTAGTCTGGGATGGAAATTGTATTTAGCCGTCGCCATCTGTATACACCCGCACACCGCAAGACGTGACCATACACTACGAGCCATGCTGTTGCTGCACATTCGGCCGAATACTATTTGCCTGTCACCACGGTACCTTCGGTCGGGGCTGGGCCAGACGGCGCCTCCTTATGTTGAGTGACAGAAACAGACTCCGTTTTGTCGTTCGGCAGAGACTGATCTTCAGCAAACTGATACAACGGCGGGAATGGAGCAACGTCTCGTCCAAGGACGTGCTTGTTGAGGTACCAGGGCAGCTTGCGGAGGTAGTACCCGCCGTGCTCCCTGTTTTTCATACTAAAGACACTGTCGAGCTCTTCCAGCGTGAGGTTCTTGGTCTCGGGCAAGAAGAAGTAGGCAAAGACCCAGCCCAGCAAGTTCCAAGCGGCGTACCAGCAGAATGCGCCAGTGTTGCCGTAGGCCTCAACAAGAGACGGCCAGCTAAAGCTGATGATGAAGTTGAAGCCCCATGTCACTGCCGTGCTGGAGGACATGCCGATATCGCGGATATGCAGGGGAAACGCCTCGGCGCTGTATGTAAACGGCACCGGTCCCTCGCCTGGCGAATAGACAACCATGAAGAGGTACAAGCCCGTCGTGACACAAGCCAACTGAGCGCGACCGGGGATGTAGAAGGAGAAGCCGGTAAATAAGAGACACAAGGCCATCAGAGGAAACGTGGTGAGCAAGAGGTTGCGGCGACCAAACGTGTCGATGGTGTAGATGGCCGGAATGGCGAATATCCAATTGATCAACCCCCCTCCCATGGACGCCAGGAGAGCTTGAGAGCGATCGTAGCCGGCATTTTGGAAAATGCTGGTCGAGTAGTAGGCAATGACATTTACTAGAGATTTCCATTAGTTAGGCTTGCCGTGCTTCAGCGTATATATCGTGCCGCAATGAAAGTTCTTACCTCCGCAGAATTGTTGCATAAACTAGGGAACAAGCAAGTTAGCTTTCCCGAGTATAATTAAATGTCAACTTGAATTAGATTAGACATTTTACCCACCATCGTGAACCATGCGCTCTGAGCCGCACGGCGATTCCGCCTCACGGTGAAAAACTCCTTGAGAAGATTCCGtccctccctctccttcttctcaatCTCAAGAAGCTTATACGCATAGTACATGTCCCGGGTCGCCTGCACAGGGTGATGCCGCAGACGCAGCAGCGACTTGAGCGCCTTGTCGTATTTGCCCTTCTCCATGTACCACCTCGGGCTTTCCGGACAGAAATACACCTGCAGCATGACAATCAGAGGCGGGATCGAGGTCGAGCCAAGCATCCACCTCCACTGGGAGTTTCGCCCCAGGAAATCGGTGT
The DNA window shown above is from Metarhizium brunneum chromosome 1, complete sequence and carries:
- the atnN_1 gene encoding Aspercryptin biosynthesis cluster-specific transcription regulator atnN — protein: MAPKVRTGCKTCKIKCDEGRPACERCCKTGRICDGYDGPPATGVTTPSLTLTRIASSSGTTQEVRALRFFVERTAVQFGTFAPDDLWSSRVLQLAHSNTCIRHALVALSSYHERYWSHDVGGETPYGLRQYNLAITELVKSGADRPSYLHIQLVSCTIFICIEILRRNISNAMYLFKYGCRMIEGAMKQVRKGGYVGGATGISIEPIIRLVEAFFARISTQVFLAIGGDIDHKLADIISPMLKLRMVTMTPKPTLSSIQEARDSLLKLALQYRRDMTMAQSKALGIRFDAWTEAFDEFRRAVDRNSLNSTDKRALALLELHRRYLYINIAALNQPDREDPSMWDLWTDQFREMVEFATEAGGLDAADVPADNQPQFYMEVGILPALFFLSSKCRDPEVRRRAIDIMETNHIQEGIWNSKMAAKVAKRVIALEEGEFIVKSSTDIDGLARVRRVAVHAGPEVAYLNVGYELHCGWVQEELD
- the bphA gene encoding Benzoate 4-monooxygenase, translated to MALTEYVFSPSAALAIVGLILSSYIFDYFVTNGKLRGIPAPFGAQFSNLWLLMVCRRGDRFKTVDEYHAKLGKVVRIQPNHVSIADDAAIPTIYGHGNGFLKSEFYDAFVSIRRGLFNTRVRHEHTRKRKMVSHTFSTKSVVQFEPYIHENLDLFVRQLDKLVEQSSHRTQGGKPEAHLDALLWFNFLAFDVIGDLAFGAPFGMLEKGADVAEIKSSPDSPPIYAPAIEILNRRGEVSATLGCYPQLKPYASMLPDPFFSQGLKAVQNLAGIAIARVESRVENPPDVDRKDLLARLMEGKDDNGQPLGREELTAEALTQLIAGSDTTSNSSCALMNYLIRDPRVLQKLQAELDASIPKHVDVPTYDMVRDLQYLGWVIDEALRHHSTSGIGLPRQIPPESPGVVIQGYFFPSGTVLSVPTYTVHHSKDIWGEDADEYKPERWENVTTRQKNAFIPFSHGPRSCVGRNVAEMEMKLILATWARRYTVTLRQGPMETREGFLRKPLGLEVGLSRR
- the mlrC gene encoding Microcystinase C, which gives rise to MVRRPIIAIAGLACETSTFTPSRTLAPAFHPKRGDEIIQRYQFLHADQPLGQDAEWKGALIGHALPGGVVTRDAFETLAAEILHRLRDIAALHKLDGLWLDIHGAMVVEGIDDSEAELLRRIRRVTGAHVIVSASMDLHGNVSRDLAHMCDLITCYRMAPHEDAMETKERACRNLVGVLKSKPPGARPLKAWVPIPVLLPGEQTSTRTEPAKHIYAAVPEVEATEGVVDAAIWVGYAWADEPRNRAVVMVTGWDKHTVARGAERLARLFWDARAAFEFVAPTGSYAECLDAAVASPPSQRPYFISDSGDNPTAGGSGDVTWGLTRLLERPEFQDAGSGYTVIYASVPGPEAVAAAAEAGVGATVTVTAGGEVDSIHAPPLTMTGRVCAVKHGDRDAETEVVLQVGSVYAILTKLRKPYHKERDFTELGLRPRAADVVIVKIGYLEPELYDMAKGWMLALTPGGVDQDLERLGHHSIRRPMWPFDKAFEKDPDLEARWIPASNEPLEGPDE
- the LAC12_0 gene encoding Lactose permease — translated: MLRSTPSGTWLPSWTPESTSTLSVFLMLCSVVQSTTGGYDGSMLNGLNILPSYTDYFKLTPATQGLNTASVFIGGFFGPMVGGVMSDKLGRRPALFWASIITMAGIVLQSAAQNVAMFVVARVVLGFGGGISNVAAPVYLSETFPSRWRAWGVGLLNNFYYVGALMAAGVTLGTGKWDSTWAWRCPSLLQGVFSLICILILPFVPESPRWLIRQDRYEDARLVVAQTNADGNLTDPVAMTVYQEIVDTLEWEKKQGRTMSPLEIVQNPVARKRVLIGGSAGPFSCIAGNIIASYYLGNELSTAGVTSSDDQLKANVVLNVWCLACCLAGTQLAASWGRKSTALLSQGLLIACLFIIGGLSKIYADNPGGASKGLIYGDVAVMFLFQGFYSIAWTPLLTLYPPEVMDYPTRANGVAFSQFTLNGLAMLLVFVMPIGLDNIGWRLYMINGSWDVITFLLIAVFWVETKGKTLEEIDAIFERERHSSAPGVEDVRKRRITVDEVQMEKQLQHQDVRVRETLGQ